From the genome of Prunus persica cultivar Lovell chromosome G8, Prunus_persica_NCBIv2, whole genome shotgun sequence:
agcgtttcttttcctatattaTATGGTAAGGTTTTAAAAGTCCATAGACAATATCCAAACTTGCCTAAataccaaattaaaatatcaatagGGTATGAGTTGGATTGGCTCATGCCTTTTCTGTACTCCCAAGTAGTCTTAGGTTCAAGCCCCCACGATACCCGTGTGTGAATTTTCCTCCCTCTCCCTCCTAATTTGGCAAAaaagatttgaaaaaaaaaaaccaatttagAATGTGGAGGTTGGTTTAGAATGTATGGTTAATGGTTGAAATTCAaagaatacaaaaacagtTAGGAAGATAAAGTAAAAATTGACAGAAAATCTGCACTCTGACTCTGAGTTCTGGCAATGCATTCTTCTAACTTCAAACCCAAGCCATATATATGATGAATGTGGTGGTCAATGAAttgtttatgtatttatagcaGTCAGTCCAGACTTGGCCCTTGTCAGTCAGCTAGCTGTCTTTGTATCAGATATACACGTGTCATCATCTGATTGAATCTGAACAAGCAATATTATATATCCACGGTCACAAGCTGGAGTAGAAGCTGCTACTCTGTTTGCTCTGTATTGATGAAAATTCAAACAGCTAGAGCTAGCCTTCAATGCATGCCATTAGTCTTGCTGGCAACAATTGGAACTGATTTTTGTTCGAAATATATTGTGGTTTGTTGATTTTCTTgtgaacttttaaaaaaagcactTTTAGGCTTAAGCTAATGAAGGCTCTAGCTAAAGTAAATCATAAACAGTGATGAGCCTGGGAAATATTAGACAGCTTTAGAAAGCTAGCTACCAAAGCCGGCATTTAACCTTATTTACTACACCCAACTGCCCCTCACCGCTGTTTTTGCCTTTATAAGCAAACCCTCAAACCCTTCTCCACAAACCAAGTGACCTAAAGAGACCACAAGTactgaaaaaacaaagagagcagagagagaagaaacagagagaTGGCAAGGTGGTGCATTGTGCTGGTTCTTGCTCTAGTTGTAGCTCACACTACAGCTAGAAACGTGCCTACAGCGAATGACGCTGGTTTCAAAGACCAAAAGAACTTCCTCGGTGGCGTTGGTGGCTTCTCTGGTATTGGCAGCAATGGGCTTCCATTTGCTGGAGCAGGGGCTGGTGTTGGTGGTGATCTTGGCGGCGGACTTGGTGGAGGCGCTGGGATAGGCGGAGTTGCCGGGCttggtggtggtagtggtggaaTCGGTGACTTGGGTGGTGCAGGCGGCTTGGGTGGTCTTGGTGGTTTAGGCGGCGGCACCGGAGGCTTGGGTGGTCTAGGGGGCTTAGGAGGCGGCACCGGAGGCTTGGGTGGTCTAGGAGGCTTAGGAGGCGGCACCGGAGGCTTGGGGGTTCTTGGTGGAGTAGGCGGTGCTGGTGGCGGCATTGGCGGCGGTGTTGGTGGTGGAAGTGGTGTTCTTCCCTACCCTTGAAGATGTAGTTCAAATATGGGATTGATTGTGTTGTGTGTTTACCTCTTTATGGGATTAATTTGTTGAAGTTTAGCTGTTGAAGTGTTTAGCAGTTTAGTTGTGTGAGGTCATCACTCATGAGCTGAGGGTATTTTCTTAAAGATTTCGTTTGTGTCTTCCTAATCCTAGTTACTAGTCAGTCAAACAATATTATATCAAGAAAATGTTTCCTTGTGcctttttaatattatatcaAGAAAATGTTTGATCTTTATCTTTAGTATTAAACCAGTAAATGTTTCTGTTCTAACAGAAGTTCTcccagaaagaaaacaaagaaaaaacattccGAGAATTCATCTGCATAAATATTTCATAATGGAAGCAATCGTAGTCGTGAAGGTCATGATCATTAGAACCATCACCAAAAAAGTCATTTACCAGAATCCAGATAGAACACCATTAACGATGACCTCTTAGGAAGTTCTCATGTtgcgtcctttttttttccttattaaaAAATGAGAACATCATTAACTTGACCAAGAAATGGacattatttcttcttcttcttttcttgctaCAATAAATGAATGATAAATTGTTCCAGAAAAATGCAGCATTTCTCGTACGTCTACTTTTGATTGTGGCAATCTTGCCTACCATCAATTCATCAAAGCAAAATCACCCACTTGACCAACCTAGCATTAACTTGGTCGATTGAAAGAGCTCTAGGCCATGAATGAGTTTATGTGTTGCAATGCTGGGTTTGAGTCTGGAGCGTCAGTGAGCAATAACTCTCCATCTCTCTGTCACCTGACAAAAATGTGTGGAACTCAGTAAAGGTCGAGACTGAACACATAATGTGTGAAAAATTTAATACGTCTggtcaattttttattatttaaaaagaaataaaaccaTAAATGAGGTGACCCAAGTGTTAGCTTGGATGGCAGCTCAATTTATTGAGTGAATTGAATTAGTAACCCGAAAAGCATCCACCCTCTACAGAAAACAACCACCTTCTGCTTCTACTATAATGCATGGCCAAAGTGAGGAGAAAGACTAACATGAAATGGGGATATcactattttattattcaagTCAATAACGCTATGACACGCGTGATAACACTTCTACAAAGTACATTAGCCGaagatagcaaaacagtgaTATCCCCACTGCAACTAAGTTTTTCTTCGTAAGTGGCCACGTTGATCTCCCAAGTGTTTTGgttgtgatttttttctttttttagttgAGAAGCTATGTGCAGTAAAAGAACATGCATGTAGATGTAGTTGAGAGATTGAGCgcgtatataatatatacatgtttCCTTCATGATAGCACAAAAAGCATTCCATGGACCcatgttttttgtttccttaaaTCTGTCttcatttaaacaaaaatgtatCAATTATCAACACCATTAgtgtaataaataaatactattCTCCCTTTCTCTTGAAACTTAATTTAAGAGATGCGTGACCACATAAGGATAAGGtcatgaatattttgtttaatatagGCTCAAAAAGCACTTTTTGTGGGGCAATTGATCTGGGACAAGCACTTGAAGATAGGGTTCTTTCTACAGGCTAGCTTCATCAGTAAGAGCATATCCACaagggaaaaacaaattgGGTCAAATTTATAAGTCCGTGTCCAACTTTCCTCAATACGTTTGTGATTATCAAAAAGTTTATTACTTACTGTTACTACTTATAATTACCTGAGACTAATTATGTCACAAACTGCACacaattaagttta
Proteins encoded in this window:
- the LOC109950562 gene encoding glycine-rich protein 23-like, with product MARWCIVLVLALVVAHTTARNVPTANDAGFKDQKNFLGGVGGFSGIGSNGLPFAGAGAGVGGDLGGGLGGGAGIGGVAGLGGGSGGIGDLGGAGGLGGLGGLGGGTGGLGGLGGLGGGTGGLGGLGGLGGGTGGLGVLGGVGGAGGGIGGGVGGGSGVLPYP